The sequence below is a genomic window from Clostridium putrefaciens.
AAGATATTAGAAATAACTTTAAATAATGGTATAGATATAATCACTGGTGAAAAGTTAGGTATTGAAACGGGCAATGCTAATGATTTCAAAACTTATGATGAGTTATTTGAAGCATACAAAAAACAACTTAAACATTTTATTGAAATTAAAGTAAGAGGTAATAGGGTTATTGAAAGAATATATGCAACTATGATGCCGGTGCCATTTCTTTCAATTGTAACAGATGATTGCATCTCTAATGGAAAAGATTATAATGCAGGTGGTGCTAGATACAATGTTAGTTATATACAAGGTGTTGGGATAGGTACAATAACAGATGCTCTAACAGCTATAAAGTATCAAGTTTTTGATAAAAAGAATATAACTATGGATGAATTGTCTAAAACATTAAAAGATAATTTTAAGGGGCATGAAGATGTGCTAAAACTTTTAAAAGATAAAACTCCTAAGTATGGAAATGATAATGACTATGCAGATGACGTAATGAAGGAGATATTTGAAGCCTTCTTTAAAGAAGTAGATGGTAGGAAAAATGGTAAGGGTGGAGTGTTTAAAATAAATATGCTCCCAACTACATGCCATGTTTATTTTGGATCGGTTATAGGCGCAACTCCAAATGGTAGAAAGGCTTATGTTCCACTTTCTGAAGGGATTTCACCAGAAAAAGGAGCGGACTTAAAAGGACCTACAGCAGTTATTAAATCAGCATCTAAGATGGATCATCTAAAAACAGGTGGAACATTATTAAATCAAAAGTTTACTCCATCTGTTGTAGAGGGTGAAAAAGGTCTTAATAATATGGCGGATTTAGTAAGAACGTATTTTAAATTAGATGGACACCATATTCAATTTAATGTAGTAAACAAAGAAGTGCTAATAGAGGCACAAAAAAGCCCTGATGAATATAAAGATCTTATAGTAAGAGTTGCTGGATACAGTGACTATTTCAATAACCTTGATGAGGTATTACAAAATGAAATAATTGACAGAACTGAACAAACCTTTGCATAATGTAGCTCTATTAAAATATAAGGAGATGTAATTATGAAAAAAACAATAGGATTTATAGGATGTGGAAACATGGGCCTTGCTATGGTGGGAGGAATCATCAAAAGTAATATAGTTTCCTCAGATAGTATAATAGTTGGAGATTTGAATGAGCAGAACTTAAAATCAGCCAAAGAAAAGTATAATATTAATACAACTATTGATAATAATGAGGTTGCTAAGATTTCCGATATATTAATTTTATCTGTAAAGCCAAATTTATATAAGGTTATAATTGATCAAATAAAAGATGAGATAAAAGATGATGTAATAATCGTAACTATTGCGGCTGGAAAAGATATTAAAGGAACAGAAGAAATGTTTGAAAGAAAAGTAAAGGTAATTAGAGTAATGCCTAATACACCAGCTCTTGTAGGTGAAGGCATGTCTGCAATATGTGCTAATGACATAGTAACTAAAGAAGAAATATCATATATTGTTACTATATTTGAAAGCTTTGGTAAGGCAGAGATGGTTAGTGAAAAATTAATGGATGTTGTAACTGCTGTAAGTGGATCAGCTCCAGCTTACGTGTATATGTTTATAGAGGCCATGGCTGATGCTGCAGTATTAGATGGTATGCCAAGAGACCAAGCTTATAAGTTTGCAGCTCAAGCAGTATACGGGTCTGCAAAAATGGTATTAGAGACAGGAATGCATCCAGGAGCTTTAAAAGACATGGTTTGTTCTCCAGGGGGGACAACTATAGAGGCTGTAGCAACTCTTGAAGAAAAGGGACTAAGAACAGCAGTTATTTCAGCTATGAGAAACTGCACTAAAAAGTCTATTGAAATGTCTAATTTAAAATAAGGGGTGTTTTTGTAGTAATAATTAAGGTGAGTTAAAGGTTTAAAACTTTGTTTATATAACTTTAAGAAACTTCCTTCGGGAGGTTTTTTAAAGTTGATAATATATAGAGTAAATAGAAGTTAGAGCCTATATGGGAGAGTTAGATTACTCATATAAAAGCTAACAAGTTTTGAATAAACTATTAAATATATTAAAATGGGTATAGAAAATTAAATAAGATAAAATCAACTAAAAATTTATATAATTATATAAGTTAAAAGGGAACCAGGTTAAAATCCTGGACGGTACGGCCACTGTATTTGGGGAGCTACTTCCATGTTATTATAAAGTCACTGGAATTTATTTTTCTGGGAAGGCGGAAGGATGCTATGAACCATAAGTCAGGATATCTAACTAGTTGAAAGTGTAATAGGAGCCTTCCAATTAAGGGTTTGACACAAAATATTAAGATGTTTATATAAGTTTAATATTATAAATATATTTATATATTTATATGTTTATATGTAACTTATATATATTAGTTAAACCTTAGCCTTTTAAAGCTAAGGGTTTTATTATTATAAGAATAATTTTAATGCACCTATTCACGTGTACAAGTTAAGTGATAGGTGCATTTTACTTTTAATTGGAAACTTCTATATAAGTAATATAAGTTTTAGAAAAATATGTTTATCTAATAAGGAGGTATTAAAAACTCAAATTATAATTAAAAAAGAGTTTAATCTTCGATAAAGAAAGGGTGTTAGTATGAAAAGAAATAAGTTCCAATATTTAAGTATGGTTTTAATTTTTTCTATACTTTTAAATATAATATCATATGTTCCAGTTATGGCATTGTCAGAAGGTAAGCAATCTTCAATAAAGGAAGCTATAGAAACAACAAAAGGTAATATAAAGTCACTTTCAAAGTATGAAGATAGTGATACATTAGCCTTAAATTTATTAGGGGAAAATGTAGATTCAAATAAAATAAATATTTATAAAGATAAGAGACTTAA
It includes:
- the proC gene encoding pyrroline-5-carboxylate reductase, which produces MKKTIGFIGCGNMGLAMVGGIIKSNIVSSDSIIVGDLNEQNLKSAKEKYNINTTIDNNEVAKISDILILSVKPNLYKVIIDQIKDEIKDDVIIVTIAAGKDIKGTEEMFERKVKVIRVMPNTPALVGEGMSAICANDIVTKEEISYIVTIFESFGKAEMVSEKLMDVVTAVSGSAPAYVYMFIEAMADAAVLDGMPRDQAYKFAAQAVYGSAKMVLETGMHPGALKDMVCSPGGTTIEAVATLEEKGLRTAVISAMRNCTKKSIEMSNLK